A region of the Thioploca ingrica genome:
GGGCAATATGCCGGCGGTTCAATCTGGTTCAGTCATAACGATTGGGAAGAATATAATGTGGCTTTCTGGAGTTTCTACCATCAAGAATTACGTCATCATGCCGCTATTTTCTATTCAGATTATCTCCCCGCCGGAAACTATCATTTAGCGTATGTTGCCCAAGCGATAGCACCGGGTGAATTTAACATCATGGCAACCCAAGCAGAAGAAATGTATGAACCGGACATTTATGGTAAAAGTGTTCCGGCTACCTTAAAAGTGGTTAGCGAACAATCGGTTAATTCTGACTAAATCAACTTTCAGCGATTTTAACCATCGCTGAGTTAATGACCGGAACGATAAAGCCGTGTTTGACCAGATTAAAATTGTTTTAGTGGGCATTACTCACCCCGGTAACATTGGGGCTGCTGCTCGTGCTATGAAGACCATGGGATTATCCCAATTGGCACTGGTACAACCCAAACAGTTTCCTTGTGCCGAAGCCACGGCACGTGCCACTGGTGCGGATGATGTGTTAGCTCATGCCCAACTATTTGACAATTTCACTGCGAGTATCCAAGATTGCCATTTAATCTTGGGTACTAGTGCTCGGCAACGCAGTATCGCTTGGCCAGTATTAACGCCACGTGCTTGTGCCGAACAAACGCTTACTATACCTCATAGTAAAGTTGCTATTATTTTTGGTAGAGAACATTCTGGATTAACTAATCAAGAGTTAGATCAATGTCACGCTATGGTACAAATTCCAACCAGTCAATCTTTTGGT
Encoded here:
- a CDS encoding tRNA/rRNA methyltransferase, SpoU; this translates as MFDQIKIVLVGITHPGNIGAAARAMKTMGLSQLALVQPKQFPCAEATARATGADDVLAHAQLFDNFTASIQDCHLILGTSARQRSIAWPVLTPRACAEQTLTIPHSKVAIIFGREHSGLTNQELDQCHAMVQIPTSQSFGSLNVAAAVQIIAYELRMKSEELQVTPEGNLKKNSLVIPASAAAMTQFYQHLEQTLIDIGFLDPLKPRRLMRRLHRLFNRTQLIDSEVNILRGILTAAQEQCRRHKP